The following nucleotide sequence is from Candidatus Eremiobacteraceae bacterium.
GGGAGCCTGCAATCCGCGACGCGGCGGTGAACGGCGACCGGATTCTCGTCGAACGCTACGTCGGCGGCCGGGAATTCACCGTCGCGGTGTTGGACGACGTGGCGTTGCCCGTCGTCGAGATCATCCCAAATGACGAGTCGTACTCGTACGAGGCGAAGTATACCCCCGGCGGCAGCACGCACCGCGTGCCGGCCGATGTCGACACGGCGAACACGACGCGCATGCAGAAGTTCGGGCTGGATCTGCATCGCGCGCTTGGCGCCCGCGACTATTCGCGCACCGATGTGCTGCTCGACAACGACGGCAAACTTTACGTGTTGGAGTGCAACACCTTGCCCGGCCTAACGCAGTTCAGTCTTTTTCCGGAGGCCGCGGCCGCGGCGGGCATCGACTACGCCGCACTTATCGAGCGCCTTGTGAAGGCCGCGCTGCGCCGTGCCGAAGTGGTGAACTGACGATGATGGAATTTTTAAGATTCCTGTGGGGCGCATATTGGCGTGTCTCACCGAGCTACTTCGCCCAGACCGATTTGATGCCCGATACGTCGCCGTTGGGTCCCGACCTCGCGTCACAGCCGATGTGGCAAAAGGCACGCCAGCAAATCGATGCGCTGCAAAAAATCGACCCTGATTTCAACGAGTTTGCGTTTATGGACTACGCCGCCAGAGCGTATGTCCAAGCTACGTTGGCCCAAGGCGCGATGGATCTGAGCGGAGCGCGCGATGTCGTGACACCCGAGTTCGCGGTGCGACTAGCGGCGAAGATCGACACGTGGAAAAATGAGGGATTCCGCCGAGTGATCAGCGGTCTGAAGCTCGACGGCACCACGCTCTTCAAAGTCGCGCTCGATGGGATTTCCGAATCGTTGGTCGTGCGGATGGCCGGCACTGCTGTTCGCTATACGCTGGACACGGCAACAGGCGTCGCGGCTGAAGGTAGTATTCAAAGCGAGACTTTCACCGAGTTCGCAACATTCGTCCGGCCAACCGGCACTGTCACGCCGAAAACGGCACAACTCGGCGGACCGACACACTGTCCGTCGTGCGGCGCGCCGGCGCCGATGTCCGCCACGAAGTGCGCGTTCTGCAACACGCCGCTCACGCCGTCCGCCGCCCCATGGCTGCTCGACCACGTGAGCCAATCCGCCTACACGTAGCGTTTTAGGGCCTTTGTACTAGGGCAAGCATCGCTTGCCCAAAATTTTCTTCTAACGTACTAGGGCAAGCATCGCTTGCCCCGATTATATTGTGGCCCACCCGCTCTGTGGAGGCACCGAGTCTGTGGGGCCGACCTTCATGGTCGGCCAGATTGTTTATCAATCACTCAATTTAGTGCAACAGCCCACTCCCGCCATCGTTGCGCGTTCACGCCCATCACCAGCAGCCACACGGTCAGCGATCCTTCCCCGACGATGCCGGGCAACAGATTGAACGGATACAGAAAGCTCGCGAGCGGCGGGAACAGAAATGTCAGCCAACTCAAACCGGCAAGCGCCATCAGCACACCGATCGTTCGAGGCATGAAGGTCGATTTGAATACGAGATAGCCGATCAAGAGGCAATAGAAACCGAAAAAAACCAGCGGGATATTGTGGGCTGTGCCGTTCAGTTTGAGAAACATGTACGCAAGCGACTGCAATTGCTCCGTCGAGAAAACATTCAAATACTTATCCCCGCCCAACACGACTAAGGGAGCGAGATCAAGGAGGCAGCCAATTCCTGAAATAGCGCATCCCACGAGGCTGAAGAACGCAGCGAGCAAAGAGACGGTTCTATTCACAGGCTTGAATAGCACGTAGAAAAGGGCAGTCACAGCGATGTACCACGCGACCACGAGAACGTCGGCTTCGAAATCGATCTGCACTGCCGGCACGTGCGCCATGATATTTATCGCAGTTGCCGCCGCGTCGCCGGAAACGATAACCTTGCCGCCAAAGGCGAGAGAAAGTCCGCCGGTCAAGAACGTGAGCAGATAAAAGACGCCGGCAATCCGGGCCGTGAGAACCGGCGATGCTTCTGAAGCGGGTTTAGTCATCACATCTGCGCTCACGGTCGATTCTCCTAACGCCGATAGCACCGCCGAACAAAAGTAGTCGCGGCCGGTTGGACTTCAAGGGACGCCGAACTTCGGCGACCCGAGATGACGTCGCGTCTAGCGAATCCGTTCTTCGTTACGGCATTTGGACGGCGGCGTTCTCGAGGCTCCTCGCAATCCAGTCGGCGTGGGGAAAACCGCAGCTCGAAAGAGCTTTGAGCTCCTTAGCCAGATCATACTCCACGCGCCGAATCGTCGGCGTAGACCCGTCCAGCAATAAGTACGAAGCACGCGTGTCGCCGTCGTACGACAGGCTGACGCTGCCCGTGTTGGCGACGATCATCCCCGATACGTTTCGAACATACGGACGATGGATGTGCGCATAAACGGCAATAGGTTGGCCGAGCGGACCGTACGTCGTCTCCAACTCAGCATCGGCGGCATCCGGAGAGGGCGCGCGCCAGAGACTCTCGGGAGTCGCGTGAACCAGCGCCATCGGCGCATGAACTTGCACGCGCGGCAGATCGCGAAGCCACGCGAGTCGCTCTTCACCCAGCGCTTCTCGCGTCGCCGCCGCCAGTTCCGCGATCGCGGCGAAGAGCGGCTGCAGCTTGGGCGACTGACTCGCGAACTCCGTCAGCGACTCTGGCCGCCAAAGCATCTCATCGGTGTTGCCGGCCACGCCTTGCCAGCCAAGCTCGCGGATGCGGTCCACAATTTCAACAGGGCTCGCGCCGCCGTCAGCCAGATCGCCGCCATGCAAGATCAAATCCGGTGCGGTTTGCTGCAGATCCTCAAGAACCGCTTCGAACGCGGTTCGATTGCCATGGATATCCGACACGATCGCAATGCGCATCGCAAATGGCGCCTAACCGAAAATCGCGTTACGCGTTCGGGGGATTCTTCGGGATCGGTGGCGCGGGGATCGGACGCGACGGGCCCTGCGGCAACGAAATCGTCGGCGGAGGCAATGGCCTGGGCGCAGCTGGTTGCACGGGCATCGGAACCATCACGGGTCCGTTGATCGGCATGGGTGCCGGGCCGGTGAACACCGGCGTGACGGGCCCCGGGCCGACGATCAGCGGACGGCTAGCATTTGGCAGCGTTGTCGTCGGCGCATAACGCGAGTATCCAAACGAACCGCCGGCGACCGGACGGAATGCGACAGGCGTGGAGTGGAACGTGACCACACCGCGCGGCGTCCTCGGCTGATTGACGATCGACGGCATCACCGCATAACGAACGTCGGGCGGCGGCGTGCGCCGCGTACCGTCGATGCGAAATGGCGCGGTCGAATGGACGACGACCGTGCGGCCATCGCTCGTCTTGAATCGCGCAGCCAAAACGCCGGCTCGAGCATGCGCGCCGAACGGCACGTTCATCATGCCCCAATAGAAACCCGGAAAGCCGAACCACGGATGCATCGCGAAATGCCCCGGGATGCCGCCGACGGTGAAAAATCCGCTGCCGTACGGGAAGTATCGGCTGAAGAAAATCACTTCGCAGATGTTGCCTGCGTACAGAAATG
It contains:
- a CDS encoding Tim44 domain-containing protein codes for the protein MMEFLRFLWGAYWRVSPSYFAQTDLMPDTSPLGPDLASQPMWQKARQQIDALQKIDPDFNEFAFMDYAARAYVQATLAQGAMDLSGARDVVTPEFAVRLAAKIDTWKNEGFRRVISGLKLDGTTLFKVALDGISESLVVRMAGTAVRYTLDTATGVAAEGSIQSETFTEFATFVRPTGTVTPKTAQLGGPTHCPSCGAPAPMSATKCAFCNTPLTPSAAPWLLDHVSQSAYT
- a CDS encoding DUF4386 domain-containing protein, whose amino-acid sequence is MSADVMTKPASEASPVLTARIAGVFYLLTFLTGGLSLAFGGKVIVSGDAAATAINIMAHVPAVQIDFEADVLVVAWYIAVTALFYVLFKPVNRTVSLLAAFFSLVGCAISGIGCLLDLAPLVVLGGDKYLNVFSTEQLQSLAYMFLKLNGTAHNIPLVFFGFYCLLIGYLVFKSTFMPRTIGVLMALAGLSWLTFLFPPLASFLYPFNLLPGIVGEGSLTVWLLVMGVNAQRWREWAVALN
- a CDS encoding metallophosphoesterase family protein, whose translation is MRIAIVSDIHGNRTAFEAVLEDLQQTAPDLILHGGDLADGGASPVEIVDRIRELGWQGVAGNTDEMLWRPESLTEFASQSPKLQPLFAAIAELAAATREALGEERLAWLRDLPRVQVHAPMALVHATPESLWRAPSPDAADAELETTYGPLGQPIAVYAHIHRPYVRNVSGMIVANTGSVSLSYDGDTRASYLLLDGSTPTIRRVEYDLAKELKALSSCGFPHADWIARSLENAAVQMP